The Fortiea contorta PCC 7126 genome has a segment encoding these proteins:
- a CDS encoding glycosyltransferase, which translates to MKVLHVIPSVATVRGGPSQVILEEVKALRDCSVEVEIATTNDNGTELLDVPVGKRIKYEDIPVWFFPRFSPPIHPLREFAFSSDLTTWLWQNIRQYDLLHIHAIFSYPSTVAMAIARLQKVPYIVRPLGQLCEWSLQQSAKRKQIYLQLIEQKNLNYSQFIHFTSEQEQQEASQLNLRSPSFVLPHGLVIPARISNARQRLRQHFNLPADEPIILFLSRVHPKKGLDYLIKALAKLSHHRFTFILAGSGTADYELEVQSLLSSHHLQHRTQVTGFVQGEIKDLLLQGADLFTLTSYSESFGVAVLEALAVGLPVLLTPGVALADFVEKQQLGCVTKLDVDAISDAIEDILTHPVEAKFMSDRARQLIYEQYSWDEIAAQMARVYASIIHQQPFPDFHEQISKISIF; encoded by the coding sequence ATGAAAGTTTTGCACGTAATTCCCTCTGTAGCAACTGTGCGGGGTGGCCCTAGTCAGGTCATCTTAGAGGAGGTGAAAGCACTGCGAGATTGTAGTGTAGAAGTAGAAATAGCCACAACAAATGATAATGGGACGGAATTATTGGATGTCCCTGTGGGAAAACGCATTAAATATGAAGATATTCCAGTATGGTTTTTTCCCCGCTTTTCACCACCCATTCATCCCCTGCGAGAATTTGCATTTTCTAGCGATTTAACAACATGGCTATGGCAAAATATTCGCCAATATGATTTGCTACATATCCATGCAATATTTTCGTATCCATCGACTGTCGCAATGGCGATCGCTCGCTTACAAAAAGTACCTTATATTGTCCGTCCCCTGGGACAATTATGTGAATGGTCTTTGCAACAAAGCGCTAAAAGAAAGCAGATTTATCTACAGCTAATTGAACAAAAAAACCTTAATTATAGTCAATTTATTCATTTCACATCTGAACAAGAACAGCAAGAAGCTTCGCAGTTAAATCTCCGCTCTCCCAGTTTTGTTTTACCCCACGGTTTAGTGATTCCAGCGCGGATCAGTAATGCGCGTCAACGCCTGCGTCAACATTTTAATTTACCAGCAGATGAACCAATTATTTTATTTTTATCTCGCGTTCATCCCAAAAAAGGTCTTGATTATCTCATAAAAGCTTTAGCAAAACTTTCCCATCACCGCTTTACTTTTATCTTAGCGGGTAGTGGAACTGCTGATTATGAATTGGAAGTTCAATCTTTATTATCATCTCATCATCTACAACATCGCACTCAAGTGACAGGATTTGTCCAAGGGGAAATCAAAGATTTATTACTCCAGGGTGCTGATTTATTTACTCTTACTTCTTATTCGGAAAGCTTTGGGGTGGCTGTTTTAGAAGCTTTAGCTGTCGGTTTACCTGTGCTGCTTACCCCTGGTGTCGCTTTGGCTGATTTCGTAGAGAAACAGCAACTTGGTTGTGTTACTAAACTTGATGTCGATGCTATTTCTGATGCTATTGAGGATATTTTAACTCATCCAGTTGAAGCTAAATTTATGAGCGATCGCGCTCGTCAACTTATTTATGAACAATACTCTTGGGACGAAATAGCTGCACAAATGGCACGGGTTTATGCAAGTATTATTCATCAACAACCTTTTCCTGATTTCCATGAACAAATATCAAAAATCAGTATTTTTTGA
- a CDS encoding WcaF family extracellular polysaccharide biosynthesis acetyltransferase, translated as MRLDNYTLGSYTPGAPQWQQVLWYFFGSPLVESHLLPISIFKVWILRIFGAKIGQQVRIKPGVRVKFPWRLTVGDCVWIGEDAWIDNLAPVEIESHVCLSQGVYLCTGNHDWNHPDFKLMPAPIHIQESSWIAAKSVIGPGVTIGRGAVLTLGGVTGRSLEEMVIYAGNPAQPIKKRKYTSSSL; from the coding sequence ATGCGTCTAGATAATTATACCCTTGGCAGTTACACCCCCGGCGCACCGCAGTGGCAACAAGTCTTATGGTACTTTTTTGGTTCGCCTTTAGTTGAGAGTCATTTGCTACCAATTTCCATATTCAAGGTTTGGATACTGAGGATTTTTGGAGCAAAAATTGGTCAACAAGTCCGCATTAAACCCGGTGTGCGGGTGAAGTTTCCTTGGCGTTTGACTGTTGGTGATTGTGTGTGGATTGGCGAAGACGCTTGGATTGATAACTTAGCCCCTGTAGAAATTGAAAGTCATGTTTGCTTGTCGCAAGGTGTTTATCTTTGCACGGGTAATCATGACTGGAATCATCCTGATTTTAAACTCATGCCTGCCCCAATTCATATCCAAGAGAGTAGTTGGATTGCTGCTAAGTCAGTGATTGGCCCCGGTGTCACTATCGGTCGCGGCGCAGTGCTAACCTTGGGTGGGGTGACTGGACGCTCTTTAGAAGAGATGGTGATCTATGCAGGTAATCCCGCTCAACCTATCAAGAAGCGAAAGTATACAAGCAGTTCGCTTTGA
- a CDS encoding alpha/beta hydrolase: MCNIIRRFFIFPGSESQGKYDQLPLPYQDFVIAISTDEGHQISLLYGDALPNDNDDSFSQEPYSLLYFYGNGMCLLNATYEFDYFRKLGLNVTISEYIGFGLSSGVATEEGCQQTARAAYKYLTNEKGISCSRILVAGWSLGAAVATYLAKMVDVAGLILLSPFTNIYDEASQLFPFIPQSIFPKYLLESVVSDQFDNLGRITHVRCPIFIAHGTLDDIVPFNMGDTLCKKAEESGKKITFFPIEDARHNDIFEAGGKRLRREIRHFVSSLSD, from the coding sequence ATGTGCAATATAATTAGACGATTCTTCATTTTCCCAGGCAGCGAATCTCAAGGTAAATATGATCAATTACCCTTACCTTATCAGGATTTTGTTATCGCAATCTCCACTGATGAAGGTCATCAAATTTCATTATTATATGGGGATGCGCTGCCTAATGATAATGACGACTCATTTTCTCAAGAGCCGTATTCACTGCTCTATTTCTACGGTAACGGAATGTGCTTACTCAATGCGACTTATGAGTTTGACTATTTCCGAAAACTTGGCTTGAATGTGACTATAAGCGAGTATATCGGCTTTGGTTTAAGTAGTGGCGTAGCTACAGAAGAAGGATGTCAACAAACTGCTAGAGCCGCCTATAAATATCTGACCAATGAAAAGGGAATTTCTTGTAGCCGAATTTTGGTAGCTGGATGGTCGTTAGGTGCTGCTGTAGCCACCTATTTAGCAAAAATGGTGGATGTAGCGGGACTAATATTATTAAGTCCATTTACCAATATTTATGATGAGGCATCACAGCTTTTCCCATTTATTCCTCAATCGATTTTTCCAAAATATTTGCTTGAAAGTGTTGTTTCTGATCAATTTGATAACTTGGGCAGAATCACTCATGTAAGATGTCCAATCTTTATTGCACATGGAACCTTGGACGATATTGTTCCATTTAATATGGGTGATACATTATGTAAGAAAGCAGAAGAAAGTGGAAAAAAGATAACCTTTTTTCCCATTGAAGATGCTAGACATAATGACATTTTTGAAGCTGGTGGAAAACGCTTGAGAAGAGAAATCAGACATTTTGTTTCTAGCTTATCTGACTGA
- a CDS encoding YkgJ family cysteine cluster protein, with the protein MTTWQCVKQCGACCNLNPAERPDLEEYLSPTELELYLSMVGEGGWCVNFDHTTRECRIYANRPRFCRVETEIFEDMYEIEPEELDDFAIDCCRQQIEGVYGDRSLEMIRFDRAVGL; encoded by the coding sequence ATGACAACTTGGCAATGTGTGAAGCAATGTGGCGCCTGCTGTAATCTGAATCCAGCGGAGCGCCCAGATTTAGAAGAGTATCTTTCACCCACAGAATTAGAACTGTATCTGAGTATGGTTGGTGAGGGTGGATGGTGCGTTAACTTCGACCATACCACGCGAGAATGTCGCATTTATGCAAATCGTCCTCGGTTCTGTCGGGTGGAAACAGAAATATTTGAAGATATGTATGAGATTGAGCCAGAGGAATTGGATGATTTTGCTATTGACTGCTGTCGTCAGCAAATAGAAGGGGTTTATGGCGATCGCTCTCTAGAAATGATTCGCTTTGACCGCGCTGTTGGTCTGTAA
- a CDS encoding glycosyltransferase family 2 protein: MYIVAYFVSPSAIIIIDSYSTDETLQILSDYPQVQLFKRKFDTHATQWNYGLEQVQSDWVLSLDADYIVTDELVAEIKELPLNSSINGYFAQFKYCVFGKPLRNTILPRRQVLFRKSKAIYIDDGHTQLLEIHGEHSQLSAYIHHDDRKPLSRWLWAQDRYMVIETKKLLATPTNELNLGDRIRKQKILAPLIILFYCLILKGGILDGWHGWYYALQRVLAEILLGIHLIEAEKLKK; encoded by the coding sequence ATCTATATTGTAGCTTATTTCGTCTCCCCTTCAGCTATTATTATTATTGATAGTTATAGTACAGATGAAACTTTACAAATTTTGTCTGATTATCCTCAAGTTCAATTATTTAAGAGAAAATTTGATACTCATGCTACCCAATGGAACTACGGTTTAGAACAAGTTCAATCTGATTGGGTTCTTTCTCTAGATGCTGATTATATAGTTACAGATGAACTGGTAGCTGAAATTAAAGAACTTCCTCTAAACTCCTCTATTAATGGCTATTTTGCTCAATTTAAATATTGCGTATTTGGCAAACCTCTAAGAAATACTATACTTCCTCGGCGTCAAGTATTATTCCGTAAATCAAAAGCTATTTATATTGATGATGGTCATACACAACTGCTAGAGATTCACGGTGAACATAGCCAACTTTCTGCTTATATTCACCACGACGATCGCAAACCCTTAAGTCGCTGGTTATGGGCGCAGGATCGTTATATGGTAATCGAGACTAAGAAGTTACTCGCTACCCCAACAAATGAACTTAATTTGGGCGATCGCATTCGCAAACAAAAAATTCTTGCGCCTCTAATTATATTATTTTATTGTCTTATTCTTAAAGGTGGTATTCTCGATGGTTGGCACGGATGGTATTATGCACTGCAGCGAGTATTGGCAGAAATTCTGCTAGGAATTCATCTTATTGAAGCTGAAAAACTTAAAAAATAG
- a CDS encoding YdcF family protein yields MKPRHNRKTKYVILSIAALILAIFSFIPIRIAIASFQAPYPQAFLTLGGEPKREEYTAELAKYYPALDVWISSGSPAKEILATFKNADIPRSRLHLDYRAADTVTNFTSLVGDFEQRGIKHVYLITSDFHMPRAKAIGTLVLGSQGIIFTPLTVPTDEPKESLVRIVRDAGRSLLWIVSGRTGASLHPRFNNPTYASR; encoded by the coding sequence ATGAAACCCCGCCATAACCGCAAAACAAAATATGTAATTTTGTCCATCGCTGCTCTCATCTTGGCAATATTCAGCTTTATACCTATTCGCATAGCGATCGCTTCTTTTCAAGCTCCCTACCCTCAAGCGTTTTTGACTCTGGGTGGTGAACCAAAAAGAGAAGAATATACCGCCGAACTCGCTAAATATTATCCTGCTTTAGACGTCTGGATTTCCAGCGGTTCACCCGCTAAAGAAATCCTCGCCACCTTTAAAAATGCAGATATCCCCAGGAGTCGCTTACACTTAGATTATCGCGCTGCTGACACTGTAACTAATTTTACCAGTCTCGTTGGGGATTTTGAACAACGGGGAATTAAGCACGTCTACCTAATTACATCAGATTTTCACATGCCCAGAGCCAAAGCTATCGGTACCTTAGTCTTAGGCAGTCAAGGTATCATTTTTACTCCTCTTACTGTCCCTACTGACGAACCCAAAGAATCTCTAGTCCGGATCGTGCGTGATGCTGGTCGCTCTTTGTTATGGATCGTCTCAGGTCGTACTGGAGCTAGCCTCCACCCTCGTTTTAACAACCCAACTTATGCGTCTAGATAA
- a CDS encoding glycosyltransferase: protein MKVLHVIPSIATVRGGPSQAVVEMVKALRERSIEVEIATTNDNGPELLDVPVGRCVRYQNLPVWFFPRFSPPIHTLREFAFSSDLTTWLWQNIRQYDLLHIHAIFSYPSTVAMAIARLQKVPYIVRPLGQLCEWSLQQSAKRKQIYLQLIEQKNLNYSQFIHFTSEQEQQEASQLNLRSPSFVLPHGLVIPARISNARQRLRQHFNLPADEPIILFLSRVHPKKGLDYLIKALAKLSHHRFTFILAGSGTADYELEVQSLLSSHHLQHRTQVTGFVQGEIKDLLLQGADLFTLTSYSENFGVAVLEALAVGLPVLLTPGVALADLVDKQQLGCVTKLDVDAISDAIEWFLTHPVEAKLMGDRARQLIIEQYSWAQIATKMSAVYIDIIQSQSLVALKHS from the coding sequence ATGAAAGTTTTACATGTAATCCCTTCTATTGCAACTGTGCGGGGTGGCCCTAGTCAAGCTGTTGTAGAAATGGTGAAAGCACTACGAGAGCGTAGTATAGAGGTAGAAATAGCCACAACAAATGATAATGGGCCGGAACTATTGGATGTCCCTGTGGGAAGATGCGTTAGATATCAAAATCTACCAGTATGGTTTTTCCCCCGCTTTTCACCACCCATTCATACTCTGCGAGAATTTGCATTTTCTAGCGATTTAACAACATGGCTATGGCAAAATATTCGCCAATATGATTTGCTACATATCCATGCAATATTTTCGTATCCATCGACTGTAGCAATGGCGATCGCTCGCTTACAAAAAGTACCTTATATTGTCCGTCCCCTGGGACAATTATGTGAATGGTCTTTGCAACAAAGCGCTAAAAGAAAGCAGATTTATCTACAGCTAATTGAACAAAAAAACCTTAATTATAGTCAATTTATTCATTTCACATCTGAACAAGAACAGCAAGAAGCTTCGCAGTTAAATCTCCGCTCTCCCAGTTTTGTTTTACCCCACGGTTTAGTGATTCCAGCGCGGATCAGTAATGCGCGTCAACGCCTGCGTCAACATTTTAATTTACCAGCAGATGAACCAATTATTTTATTTTTATCTCGCGTTCATCCCAAAAAAGGTCTTGATTATCTCATAAAAGCTTTAGCAAAACTTTCCCATCACCGCTTTACTTTTATCTTAGCGGGTAGTGGAACTGCTGATTATGAATTGGAAGTTCAATCTTTATTATCATCTCATCATCTACAACATCGCACTCAAGTGACAGGATTTGTCCAAGGGGAAATCAAAGATTTATTACTCCAGGGTGCTGATTTATTTACTCTTACTTCTTATTCTGAGAACTTTGGGGTGGCTGTTTTAGAAGCTTTAGCTGTCGGTTTACCTGTGCTGCTTACCCCTGGTGTCGCTTTGGCTGATTTAGTAGATAAGCAGCAACTTGGTTGTGTTACCAAACTTGATGTTGATGCTATTTCTGATGCTATTGAGTGGTTTTTAACCCATCCAGTTGAAGCTAAATTGATGGGCGATCGCGCTCGTCAACTTATTATTGAACAATACTCTTGGGCGCAAATTGCTACCAAAATGTCCGCAGTTTATATAGATATTATTCAAAGTCAATCTTTAGTAGCTCTCAAGCATTCGTGA
- the recJ gene encoding single-stranded-DNA-specific exonuclease RecJ gives MLDQAFVKPARLQGRLPDQRWQIYAQQTEFSQKLAIATNISPIISQLLINRGIETLEQAQGFLNPESLILPPPLEAFPDLALSVELLVNAIASQEKIAICGDYDADGMTSTALLLRSLRSLGAVVDYAIPSRMHDGYGINQRIVEEFYSEGVSLILTVDNGISAFEPIARARELGLKVIVTDHHDVPQKLPPANAILNPKLIDESSPYRGVAGVGVAYILAVCLAQQLGETQGLIQPMLALFTLGTIADLAPLTGVNRRWVKRGLQYLPKSQLAGVQALIQMSGVQTKGDGEVERKSPSQNSKTLKPEDIGFRLGPRINAIGRIGDPQVVIELLTTDDEKIALERASQCEEINQQRQQMCEEIEQEAIAYVEALYLMSLPQDRVLVVIQPNWHHGVIGIVASRLVERYGVPVFIGTYEDGEHIRGSARGIPEFNVFDALEFCHDLLGKFGGHKAAGGFSLNAANLAQLRSRLIEFANQCLEPQHLKPLLKIDTQANFSEINHQLYQQLQTLHPCGIENPDPVFWTPNVQIVEQNIVGKGHIKLTLAQTINDQQYKIKAIAWRWRDYFPLPSRVDVAYKLRENHFHGNTTIEMELIGVRLPTQSHQLFTSPSTNLRTSFEYQQRHYTCGIYPQGVSSELRIKNSEGKVLAVQPGDTMGLLGKSREDAQKIDVSQPQYNCIIQAALQALSILSPEL, from the coding sequence GTGCTAGACCAAGCTTTTGTGAAACCTGCTAGACTCCAAGGGCGTTTACCTGATCAACGCTGGCAAATTTACGCGCAGCAAACAGAATTTTCTCAAAAATTGGCAATTGCGACTAATATTTCCCCGATTATCAGCCAATTATTAATTAATCGCGGTATTGAAACTTTAGAACAAGCCCAAGGGTTTTTAAATCCAGAATCTCTAATTTTACCTCCACCCTTGGAAGCGTTCCCGGATTTGGCGCTGAGTGTGGAATTGTTGGTAAATGCGATCGCATCTCAAGAAAAGATTGCTATTTGTGGTGATTATGATGCTGATGGCATGACTAGCACTGCTTTATTATTACGTAGTCTCCGCAGTTTGGGCGCTGTGGTTGATTATGCTATTCCTAGCAGGATGCATGATGGCTATGGCATTAATCAACGGATTGTGGAAGAGTTCTACAGTGAAGGGGTGAGCTTAATTCTGACTGTAGACAATGGTATCTCTGCATTTGAACCCATCGCTAGGGCGAGAGAATTGGGTTTAAAGGTGATTGTCACTGATCATCATGACGTTCCGCAAAAATTACCCCCAGCTAACGCCATTCTCAACCCTAAATTGATAGATGAATCTTCACCTTATCGCGGTGTCGCGGGTGTGGGTGTCGCTTACATCCTAGCGGTTTGTCTCGCGCAACAATTAGGGGAAACTCAAGGTTTAATTCAACCGATGTTAGCACTGTTCACATTGGGAACGATCGCCGATTTGGCGCCGTTGACTGGTGTGAATCGTCGTTGGGTGAAACGTGGTTTACAGTATCTCCCGAAATCACAGCTAGCTGGTGTACAAGCTTTGATTCAGATGTCTGGGGTGCAGACTAAAGGAGATGGGGAGGTGGAGAGAAAATCCCCAAGTCAGAATTCCAAAACTTTGAAACCAGAGGATATCGGTTTTCGATTGGGGCCGCGGATTAATGCTATTGGTAGGATTGGTGATCCGCAAGTTGTGATTGAGTTGCTGACTACGGATGATGAGAAAATCGCACTGGAACGAGCAAGCCAGTGTGAGGAAATTAACCAGCAGCGTCAGCAAATGTGCGAAGAAATTGAACAAGAAGCGATCGCTTATGTAGAGGCGTTATATTTAATGTCTCTACCCCAAGACCGTGTGTTGGTTGTGATTCAGCCAAATTGGCATCACGGCGTCATCGGTATTGTCGCCTCTCGCTTAGTAGAACGTTATGGTGTGCCTGTGTTTATTGGCACTTACGAAGATGGGGAACATATTCGCGGTTCGGCGCGGGGAATTCCTGAGTTTAATGTGTTTGATGCTTTAGAATTTTGTCACGATTTGTTGGGTAAATTTGGCGGACACAAAGCAGCGGGAGGATTTTCTCTCAATGCAGCGAATTTAGCACAATTGCGATCGCGTTTGATTGAGTTTGCTAACCAATGTCTGGAACCCCAACACCTCAAGCCTTTACTAAAAATTGATACCCAAGCTAATTTTAGTGAAATCAATCACCAGCTGTATCAGCAACTGCAAACTCTCCATCCCTGCGGTATCGAAAATCCTGATCCGGTTTTTTGGACGCCGAATGTGCAAATAGTTGAGCAAAATATTGTGGGTAAAGGTCATATCAAACTTACCCTCGCCCAAACTATCAATGATCAACAGTATAAAATTAAAGCGATCGCTTGGCGTTGGCGCGACTACTTCCCCCTACCGTCGCGGGTGGATGTCGCCTACAAGTTGCGAGAAAATCATTTTCATGGCAACACTACCATTGAGATGGAGTTAATCGGCGTCAGACTACCAACCCAGTCTCACCAACTGTTCACCTCGCCATCAACAAATCTGCGAACTAGTTTTGAGTATCAACAACGCCACTACACTTGTGGTATTTACCCACAGGGCGTTTCATCTGAATTAAGAATTAAAAATTCTGAAGGTAAAGTTTTAGCTGTGCAACCTGGGGATACAATGGGCTTGCTGGGCAAAAGTCGTGAAGACGCTCAAAAAATTGACGTCTCTCAACCGCAGTATAACTGCATCATCCAAGCCGCCCTTCAGGCTTTATCTATCCTGAGTCCTGAGTTATGA
- the asnB gene encoding asparagine synthase (glutamine-hydrolyzing) yields the protein MCGIAGILTVNHYQDSLEKIIQRMQPALKHRGPDDAGIYVSPERKVAFAHTRLAILDLSSAGHQPMSTANGRYWITFNGEIYNFQKLRQDLISQGEQFNSQTDTEVILKLYQKYGSDCVNYLRGMFAFAIWDNWEQTCFLARDPLGIKPLYYWQSGTNLVFASELRAIIASGLPALNLSLEGLYGYLVSGSVPEPHTLINGINCLPAGHWLSWQADGITKKQYWQIKFEPQDISLLEAQEIARAALVDSIKHHFVSDVPVGIFLSGGIDSTAVLALAKQTQNQQLSTYSIAFEESQFNEGDIAQETAKLFDTKHTEYKITAASAKDLLLQFFTAIDQPSIDGFNTFCVSKVAHDSGIKVVLSGLGGDEVFGGYKSFQKVLQMLAWAKKLHTFPFVSTAIGTGLSQWSSSPQMKRLGDFLQQNPSTHSAYSSFRGIYSHQEASQIIQQYLGEKPSAKLSLPTAEIGNFPTPEDEVSFLELSCYMRNQLLRDSDVMSMNWGLELRVPFVDTGLLTAVAPIPSHIRLAVGKKLLTQAVAELPDAVVKRPKKGFSFPFEQWMSNEFGDYFNHINLPNNIPLKPWYRRWSIAIFQHWWERVSA from the coding sequence ATGTGTGGTATAGCTGGAATTCTCACAGTTAATCATTACCAAGACAGCTTAGAAAAGATCATTCAGCGGATGCAACCTGCTTTAAAACATCGCGGCCCTGATGATGCAGGTATCTATGTTTCTCCAGAAAGAAAAGTAGCTTTCGCTCATACCCGTTTAGCAATTCTTGACCTGAGTAGTGCGGGACATCAACCCATGTCTACTGCTAACGGTCGATATTGGATTACTTTCAATGGTGAAATTTATAACTTTCAGAAACTGCGACAAGATTTGATTTCTCAAGGCGAGCAATTTAATTCTCAAACAGACACAGAAGTTATTCTTAAACTTTATCAGAAATACGGTTCTGATTGTGTTAATTACTTACGCGGAATGTTTGCTTTCGCTATTTGGGATAATTGGGAACAAACTTGTTTTTTAGCTCGTGATCCTTTAGGAATTAAACCACTTTATTATTGGCAATCTGGGACAAATTTAGTATTTGCTTCAGAATTGAGAGCTATTATCGCCTCTGGTTTACCAGCGCTTAATTTGAGTTTAGAAGGATTATATGGCTATCTAGTTAGCGGTTCAGTTCCCGAACCTCATACCTTAATTAATGGAATTAATTGTCTACCTGCTGGACATTGGTTATCTTGGCAAGCTGACGGTATCACTAAAAAACAATACTGGCAAATCAAATTTGAACCACAAGATATTTCTCTTTTAGAAGCTCAAGAAATAGCACGAGCAGCTTTAGTTGATTCGATTAAACATCATTTTGTTAGTGATGTACCTGTGGGGATTTTTCTCAGTGGTGGTATTGACTCAACTGCAGTTTTAGCTTTAGCAAAGCAGACGCAAAATCAGCAGTTATCTACATACTCAATCGCCTTTGAAGAATCACAATTTAACGAAGGGGATATCGCTCAGGAAACTGCTAAGTTATTCGACACTAAACATACAGAATACAAAATAACTGCAGCCTCTGCTAAAGATTTATTACTGCAGTTTTTCACGGCTATTGACCAACCAAGTATTGACGGTTTTAATACTTTTTGTGTATCTAAAGTAGCTCATGATAGCGGTATCAAAGTAGTTCTTTCTGGGTTAGGTGGAGACGAAGTTTTTGGGGGATATAAATCGTTTCAGAAAGTGCTCCAAATGCTAGCATGGGCGAAAAAATTACACACCTTTCCTTTTGTGAGTACTGCTATAGGTACGGGGTTATCCCAGTGGAGTAGTTCACCACAAATGAAGCGCTTGGGCGACTTTTTGCAGCAAAATCCTAGCACACACTCTGCTTATAGTAGTTTTCGGGGTATTTATTCTCATCAAGAAGCTAGTCAAATTATCCAACAATATCTTGGTGAAAAGCCTTCTGCTAAATTGTCTCTCCCTACGGCTGAAATTGGTAATTTTCCAACTCCAGAAGATGAGGTGAGCTTTCTAGAACTTAGTTGTTATATGCGTAATCAACTATTACGAGATAGTGACGTAATGAGTATGAATTGGGGATTAGAATTGCGAGTTCCTTTTGTTGATACCGGGTTGCTTACAGCCGTTGCACCAATTCCTAGTCATATCCGTTTAGCTGTTGGTAAAAAGTTATTAACTCAAGCAGTTGCCGAGTTACCTGATGCGGTGGTCAAACGTCCCAAAAAAGGTTTTTCTTTCCCGTTTGAACAGTGGATGTCTAATGAATTTGGTGATTACTTTAATCATATTAATCTGCCTAATAATATACCTCTTAAACCTTGGTATCGTCGCTGGAGTATAGCAATTTTTCAACACTGGTGGGAGAGAGTTTCAGCATGA
- a CDS encoding TMEM165/GDT1 family protein, which produces MKLDSAPITISAVAETQSQPEQTNTEPVVVDSPQRPESVAVVFGTTFITIFLAEIGDKTQLSTLLMSAESHAPWVVFIGSAAALITTSLLGVLLGSWISSKLSPKVVEKSAGVMLLLISVMLVWDVVKG; this is translated from the coding sequence GTGAAACTTGACTCTGCACCCATAACTATATCAGCCGTAGCTGAGACTCAAAGCCAGCCAGAACAAACCAATACCGAGCCTGTAGTTGTCGATTCTCCCCAACGACCAGAATCAGTAGCGGTTGTGTTTGGTACTACCTTCATTACCATTTTTCTCGCGGAAATTGGTGACAAGACTCAGCTATCCACTTTGTTAATGAGTGCAGAATCTCACGCACCTTGGGTGGTTTTTATTGGCTCTGCGGCTGCACTAATTACTACCAGCTTATTAGGTGTATTGTTAGGAAGCTGGATATCTAGTAAACTCAGCCCCAAAGTAGTAGAAAAATCTGCAGGGGTTATGTTGCTGTTAATCTCTGTGATGCTGGTTTGGGATGTTGTCAAAGGTTAA
- the psb30 gene encoding photosystem II reaction center protein Ycf12/Psb30 yields MFEALANINWEVIFQLLFIGLIVISGPIVIFVLAFRNGNL; encoded by the coding sequence ATGTTTGAAGCTTTAGCTAACATCAATTGGGAAGTGATTTTTCAACTACTCTTTATTGGGCTAATTGTGATTTCAGGCCCCATAGTAATTTTTGTGCTGGCATTTCGTAACGGCAACCTGTAA
- a CDS encoding TMEM165/GDT1 family protein, whose protein sequence is MDWNLLGISFITVFLSELGDKSQLAAIALSGRSQSRKAVFFGTAGALLLTSLLGALAGGAVAEFLPTRLLKAIAAVGFAILAARLLWFNNAESENIE, encoded by the coding sequence ATGGATTGGAATCTTTTAGGAATCAGCTTTATTACGGTTTTTTTATCAGAATTAGGCGACAAGAGTCAGTTAGCAGCGATCGCTCTTTCTGGGCGCAGTCAATCTCGCAAGGCTGTGTTTTTTGGCACTGCAGGCGCGCTACTATTAACTAGTTTGTTGGGTGCGTTAGCTGGGGGTGCGGTGGCTGAGTTTTTACCAACACGGTTACTTAAAGCGATCGCTGCGGTGGGGTTTGCGATTTTGGCTGCACGTCTGCTGTGGTTTAATAATGCAGAATCAGAAAATATAGAATAG